One segment of Amycolatopsis alba DSM 44262 DNA contains the following:
- a CDS encoding thiolase C-terminal domain-containing protein produces the protein MVANKVYVVGVGMTKFEKPGRREDWDYPQMARESGTKALEDAGISFDEVKQAYVGYVYGESTSGQRAVYELGMTGIPVVNVNNNCSTGSTALYLAAEAIRGGRADCALALGFEKMQPGSLGSTYDDREQPMGRHLQALAEISEVLFPPAPWMFGAAGREHMKTYGTTAEHFAKIGEKNHRHSVNNPYAQFQESYSLQDILDSRMIYDPLTKLQCSPTSDGSGAAILASESFVDSHGLAGQAVEVVGQAMTTDFASTFDGTAKNIIGYDMNVQAARQVYDQAGLGAEDFQVIELHDCFSANELLLYEALGLCAEGEAGKLVDSGDTTYGGKWVVNPSGGLISKGHPLGATGLAQCAELTWQLRGTADKRQVDGVEAALQHNIGLGGAAVVTAYQRAER, from the coding sequence GTGGTGGCCAACAAGGTGTACGTCGTCGGCGTGGGCATGACGAAGTTCGAGAAACCCGGACGCCGCGAGGACTGGGACTACCCGCAGATGGCCAGGGAGTCGGGGACCAAGGCGCTCGAAGACGCCGGGATCTCCTTCGACGAGGTGAAGCAGGCCTACGTCGGCTACGTCTACGGCGAGTCGACCTCGGGGCAGCGCGCGGTCTACGAGCTGGGCATGACCGGGATCCCGGTGGTCAACGTCAACAACAACTGCTCGACCGGGTCGACCGCGCTGTACCTGGCCGCGGAAGCGATCCGCGGCGGCCGCGCGGACTGCGCGCTCGCGCTCGGGTTCGAGAAGATGCAGCCGGGTTCGCTCGGCTCGACCTACGACGACCGCGAGCAGCCGATGGGCAGGCACCTCCAGGCTCTCGCGGAGATTTCCGAAGTGCTCTTCCCGCCCGCGCCGTGGATGTTCGGCGCGGCGGGCCGCGAGCACATGAAGACCTACGGCACCACGGCCGAGCATTTCGCCAAGATCGGCGAGAAGAACCACCGGCACTCGGTGAACAACCCGTACGCGCAGTTCCAGGAAAGCTATTCGCTGCAGGACATCCTCGACTCGCGGATGATCTACGACCCGCTCACCAAGCTCCAGTGCTCCCCGACCTCGGACGGCTCCGGAGCGGCGATCCTCGCCAGCGAGTCCTTTGTGGACTCGCACGGGCTCGCCGGTCAGGCCGTCGAGGTCGTCGGGCAGGCGATGACCACCGACTTCGCCAGTACCTTCGACGGCACCGCGAAGAACATCATCGGCTACGACATGAACGTCCAGGCTGCCCGCCAGGTGTACGACCAGGCCGGGCTCGGCGCGGAGGACTTCCAGGTCATCGAGCTGCACGACTGCTTCTCCGCCAACGAGCTCCTGCTCTACGAAGCGCTCGGGCTCTGTGCCGAAGGGGAAGCCGGGAAGCTCGTCGACTCCGGGGACACCACCTACGGCGGCAAGTGGGTCGTCAACCCCTCCGGCGGGCTGATCTCCAAGGGCCACCCGCTCGGCGCCACCGGCCTCGCGCAGTGCGCCGAGCTGACCTGGCAGCTGCGCGGCACCGCAGACAAACGCCAGGTCGACGGCGTCGAAGCCGCACTCCAGCACAACATCGGACTCGGCGGCGCCGCCGTCGTCACCGCCTACCAGCGCGCCGAGCGCTGA